From Channa argus isolate prfri chromosome 21, Channa argus male v1.0, whole genome shotgun sequence, one genomic window encodes:
- the ssbp1 gene encoding single-stranded DNA-binding protein, mitochondrial, with translation MLRSASAQIFRQVVRHMSTDTSLILERSINRVQLLGRVGQDPVMRQVEGRNPVTIFSLATNEMWRSGEGEMTSTGDISQKTTWHRVSVFKPGLRDVAYQYVKKGSRILVEGKLDYGEYVDKNQVRRQATTIIADNIVFLSDNVRDRT, from the exons ATGTTGAGAAGCGCCTCAGCTCAG ATATTCAGACAGGTGGTGAGACATATGAGCACAGACACCAGCCTCATCCTAGAAAGAT cGATAAACCGTGTTCAACTGTTGGGTCGAGTTGGCCAGGATCCTGTGATGAGACAAGTGGAGGGTCGTAACCCCGTCACCATCTTCTCATTagcaacaaatgaaatgtgGCGCTCAGGAGAAGGAGAAATGACATCAACAG GTGACATCAGTCAGAAGACAACGTGGCATCGTGTGTCAGTGTTCAAACCTGGTCTGAGAGACGTGGCCTATCAGTACGTCAAGAAAGG GTCCAGGATACTGGTGGAGGGGAAACTGGATTATGGAGAGTACGTGGACAAGAACCAAGTTAGGCGTCAGGCCACCACCATCATCGCAG ACAACATCGTCTTCCTGAGTGACAACGTACGAGACAGAACCTGA